A stretch of the Fusobacterium varium genome encodes the following:
- a CDS encoding putative transposase — translation MQKPTNNNIFFQLNQPKLFNFLQYEISDNDPVRKLSSILEGLDFSSLMQVFSYKTKVHPIRMFSIIVYAYSRNLTSTRDIEMACRENIKFRFLLQNSKIPVHSTISRFLAKTEDILPDLFEQFIEKIFEMEDISTETIYIDGTKIEAYANKYSFVWKKSIEKYRDRLDEKILELISNFNDDFNLQYDNFLEIYSYLSNLNFQIVKGRGKRKSKEQKYLELCAEYLEKYQKYSNHFKNLNGRNSYSKTDIDATFMRMKDDHMRNGQLKPGYNLQIGVISEYISSYEIFSNPSDSKTLIPFLEKISSQNLEIKNIVADAGYESISNYEYLEKMDYTSYIKPIYFEKSKIRKFKNDLNRVENLIYNHSENKLFRKDGLELEFLYSNKNNTVQYFWNPETNKKIKYNARFRILSNKSKENVSSNYGKQLRMNRSIQVEGAFAVLKEDMKLRKLKVRSKKSVLREICLFCIAYNFNRYLSRNINNRLGTTLHSLKVA, via the coding sequence ATGCAAAAACCAACTAATAATAACATTTTTTTTCAATTAAATCAACCTAAACTTTTTAACTTTTTACAATATGAAATTTCTGATAATGATCCTGTAAGAAAACTTAGCTCAATATTGGAGGGATTAGATTTTAGTAGTTTAATGCAAGTATTTTCTTACAAAACAAAGGTACATCCTATCAGAATGTTTTCTATCATTGTTTATGCCTATTCGCGCAATTTAACTTCTACTAGAGATATAGAAATGGCTTGCCGTGAAAATATTAAATTCAGGTTTCTTTTACAAAATTCTAAAATTCCTGTTCATTCTACTATTTCTAGATTTTTAGCAAAAACTGAAGATATTCTTCCAGATCTATTTGAACAATTCATTGAAAAAATTTTTGAAATGGAAGATATTTCTACTGAAACAATATATATTGATGGTACTAAAATTGAAGCATATGCTAATAAATATTCATTTGTTTGGAAAAAATCTATTGAGAAATACAGAGATAGATTAGATGAAAAAATTCTTGAACTAATTTCAAATTTTAATGATGATTTCAACTTACAATATGACAACTTCCTTGAAATATATTCGTATCTTTCTAATTTGAATTTTCAAATAGTCAAAGGCAGAGGAAAGCGAAAATCTAAAGAACAAAAATATTTAGAATTATGCGCAGAATACTTAGAAAAGTATCAAAAATATTCTAATCATTTTAAAAATCTTAATGGTAGAAATAGCTATTCAAAAACTGATATAGATGCTACTTTTATGAGAATGAAAGATGACCATATGAGAAATGGTCAATTAAAACCTGGATATAATCTACAAATAGGAGTGATTAGTGAATATATTTCTTCATATGAAATTTTTTCTAACCCTTCTGATTCTAAAACTTTGATTCCATTTTTAGAGAAAATTTCATCTCAAAATTTAGAAATTAAAAATATTGTAGCTGATGCAGGATATGAAAGTATTTCAAATTATGAATATTTGGAAAAAATGGACTATACTTCATACATAAAACCAATATATTTTGAAAAATCTAAAATCAGAAAGTTTAAAAATGATTTAAACAGAGTAGAAAATTTAATATATAATCATTCTGAAAATAAGCTATTTAGAAAAGATGGATTAGAATTAGAATTTCTATACTCTAACAAAAATAATACAGTTCAATATTTTTGGAATCCTGAAACTAACAAAAAAATTAAGTACAATGCGAGATTTAGAATTTTATCAAATAAATCAAAAGAGAATGTATCAAGCAATTATGGAAAACAATTAAGAATGAACAGAAGTATTCAAGTAGAAGGTGCTTTTGCAGTTTTGAAAGAAGATATGAAATTGCGAAAATTAAAAGTTCGAAGTAAAAAAAGTGTTTTAAGAGAAATATGTTTGTTTTGTATCGCTTACAACTTCAACAGATATCTAAGCAGAAATATAAATAATCGCTTAGGAACAACACTTCACTCATTAAAAGTAGCTTAG
- a CDS encoding sodium:proton antiporter, with the protein MKEKKLGGSAFIPMLVFLILYLGSGCYFTIIGVSNAWNLFPRHAAIFIGIIVACLMYRQMPFETKIKKFCIAAGNDGVVMMCMIFLVAGAFAGVAKQMGGVASVVNLGLSFIPTSFVLPGIFIISSLVATAIGTSSGTLVAIAPIALAIAETTGTSIPMFFGAVYSGALFGDNLSIISDTTIAATKGAGCEMKDKFKMNFKIALPAAIASVVLYYITGSHVTISSESLPYNVLLILPYIYVIVAAVKGMDVFIVLVSGTFFAGIVGMFAGTMTMITFVQSIGTGMSGMMTTAIVAMLLRGLIGLIEEFGGIEWLIKILRRNVKTRKGAEYCIGAMSGLLDFALINNTIAIMITAPIAKDIAEEHHISPKRNASLMDIFACAVHGLAPHAGGMLTLSGFYAALNPLEVVKYNFYCYFLILAAIITIQFGLLRTKEEKEYVKNQAEINN; encoded by the coding sequence ATGAAAGAAAAAAAATTAGGTGGATCTGCGTTTATTCCTATGTTAGTTTTTCTTATTCTTTATTTGGGCAGTGGATGCTATTTTACAATAATAGGTGTAAGTAATGCATGGAATCTTTTTCCACGTCATGCTGCAATATTTATTGGAATCATAGTAGCATGTCTTATGTATAGACAAATGCCTTTTGAAACAAAAATTAAAAAGTTTTGTATTGCAGCAGGAAATGATGGAGTAGTAATGATGTGTATGATTTTCTTGGTTGCAGGGGCTTTTGCAGGAGTAGCAAAACAAATGGGGGGAGTAGCCAGTGTTGTAAATTTAGGGCTTTCTTTTATTCCAACAAGTTTTGTATTACCAGGAATTTTCATAATATCTTCACTTGTTGCAACTGCTATTGGAACTTCTTCAGGAACTCTTGTTGCTATTGCTCCAATTGCTCTTGCAATAGCTGAAACTACAGGAACAAGTATTCCTATGTTTTTTGGAGCTGTCTATAGTGGAGCTTTATTTGGTGATAACTTGTCTATTATTTCAGATACAACTATAGCAGCAACTAAAGGTGCTGGATGTGAGATGAAAGATAAATTTAAAATGAACTTTAAGATTGCTTTACCAGCAGCAATAGCTTCAGTTGTACTTTATTATATAACAGGAAGCCATGTAACAATAAGCTCTGAATCACTTCCATATAATGTATTGCTTATTTTACCATATATTTATGTAATAGTGGCAGCAGTTAAAGGAATGGATGTATTTATAGTTCTTGTTTCTGGAACATTCTTTGCAGGAATTGTTGGTATGTTTGCTGGAACCATGACAATGATAACATTTGTTCAATCAATTGGGACAGGAATGTCTGGAATGATGACTACTGCAATAGTAGCAATGCTTTTAAGAGGTCTTATAGGATTGATTGAAGAATTTGGTGGAATTGAATGGCTTATAAAAATACTGCGTAGAAATGTCAAGACTCGTAAAGGAGCAGAATATTGTATAGGAGCTATGTCAGGTTTATTAGACTTTGCACTTATTAATAATACAATTGCTATAATGATAACAGCACCTATAGCAAAAGATATTGCAGAAGAACATCATATTTCACCTAAACGAAATGCAAGTTTAATGGATATCTTTGCCTGTGCTGTTCATGGACTTGCTCCACATGCAGGTGGTATGCTGACACTTTCTGGATTTTATGCAGCACTAAATCCTCTTGAGGTAGTAAAATATAATTTTTACTGTTATTTCTTAATTTTAGCAGCAATTATTACAATTCAATTTGGTTTGCTACGTACTAAAGAAGAAAAAGAATATGTAAAAAATCAAGCAGAAATTAATAATTAA
- a CDS encoding putative D-cysteine desulfhydrase, whose amino-acid sequence MKIENLKKANVGYTNTPLEFMKTLSQKLGKGNLYIKRDDMSGLALGGNKTRKLEYLVQYAIDNGYTALMTFGGVQTNHGRLTVAAAIRYGLKPILILKGKKPDYLSGNLLLDRLMGADIYFVDYSSVKNLPKSKRQIAEKKFLKECTDNILKKYESQGEKVLSIPVGGQGVIGSAGYAMFVPEIIKQMQEQNINAKYIVCGYGSTGTFAGLWAGAKYFNAPFEVIGIPIEPDFCPIEETVKSINEISEYFDMGFTCQKEDIHLEIGNDPIPYGGTDYNEPDLETQKSIELMASTEAIILDPCYTGKVFRGFIDLIKKEIIPANENAILLHSGGAPGLFGKEHCDSLQSLLWSDEENDHVTVMKL is encoded by the coding sequence ATGAAAATAGAAAATTTAAAAAAAGCTAATGTTGGTTATACTAATACTCCACTTGAATTTATGAAAACACTTTCTCAAAAACTTGGCAAAGGAAATTTATATATTAAGCGGGATGATATGTCTGGCTTAGCTTTAGGTGGTAATAAAACAAGAAAACTTGAATACTTGGTTCAATATGCTATTGATAATGGCTATACTGCACTTATGACATTTGGTGGGGTACAGACAAATCATGGTAGATTGACAGTTGCTGCTGCCATAAGGTATGGATTGAAACCTATTTTGATTTTGAAAGGAAAAAAACCTGATTATTTATCTGGAAATCTTCTTCTTGATAGATTGATGGGAGCTGATATCTATTTTGTTGATTATTCATCAGTTAAAAATTTGCCAAAATCTAAACGACAAATTGCTGAAAAGAAATTTTTAAAAGAATGTACAGATAATATTTTAAAAAAATATGAATCTCAGGGAGAAAAAGTATTAAGCATTCCTGTAGGAGGACAAGGAGTTATTGGTTCTGCTGGATACGCAATGTTTGTTCCTGAAATTATAAAGCAAATGCAGGAACAGAATATCAATGCTAAATATATTGTGTGTGGTTATGGCTCAACAGGCACATTTGCTGGTTTATGGGCTGGTGCAAAATACTTTAATGCCCCTTTTGAAGTTATTGGCATTCCAATAGAGCCCGATTTTTGTCCTATTGAAGAAACTGTAAAATCAATAAATGAAATAAGTGAATATTTTGATATGGGATTTACATGTCAGAAAGAAGATATCCATCTTGAAATTGGTAATGATCCAATTCCCTATGGAGGCACTGATTATAACGAACCTGATTTAGAAACTCAAAAAAGTATAGAACTAATGGCTTCTACTGAAGCAATTATACTTGATCCCTGCTATACTGGAAAAGTTTTTAGAGGATTTATAGATTTAATAAAAAAAGAAATAATTCCAGCAAATGAAAATGCAATATTACTTCACTCTGGTGGTGCTCCTGGTTTATTTGGAAAGGAACATTGTGATTCTTTACAAAGTTTACTATGGTCAGATGAGGAAAATGATCATGTAACAGTCATGAAATTATAA
- a CDS encoding putative D-aminoacylase, with protein sequence MYILIKNGLIYDGTLENKPFIGDILIKNNIIKKIDKCITFKDAKIIDAENKLITPGFIDIHRHCDLAVFKKDFGKLELAQGITTIGTGVCGFSFAPYTENSRNLYDYCVPTHGYPVNNIKYSKLSDYIADLKTIDKAVNISTLQGTGSVRVAVKGYSPSAFTESEMKEAQKYINEAISCGVKGFSSGLVYLPEVYNTTEEMKKLFIPCKGKKMIYMPHMRDEASRLAEAVKESIDIAKENEMPLHISHLKALGPDNWGKTLDKAIELIEEAREKKGMDITVDFYPYHGTATTLAAILPVSFLDKPFTDILNEITSHESIKKMRYCYYNPGPNDENINPDFRWSHSMISSLSKSENKKYIGKTIHQCAVEYGYKDEIEFIAHLLKNEDGKIGIVGFNISPDDIIKIAQLPYSLVISDALYDESDTPHPRKMATFTHFLKYYIKDLKILSLQEGIHKLTQMPAERLQFQRRGVLKEGYFADILIFDIDKLGDNSTFDNSNNLSTGMEYVLVNGKIAWKNEKLIGKYGEVLH encoded by the coding sequence ATGTATATACTAATTAAAAATGGCTTGATTTATGATGGAACACTAGAAAATAAACCATTTATTGGAGATATTCTTATTAAAAATAATATTATAAAAAAAATAGATAAATGTATCACTTTTAAAGATGCAAAAATTATTGATGCTGAAAATAAACTTATAACTCCTGGATTCATTGATATTCATCGACATTGTGATCTTGCAGTTTTTAAAAAAGATTTTGGAAAACTTGAATTAGCTCAAGGAATTACTACTATAGGAACTGGAGTTTGTGGTTTTTCATTTGCTCCTTATACTGAGAATTCCAGAAATCTATACGACTACTGTGTTCCAACACATGGTTATCCTGTAAATAATATTAAATATTCAAAACTAAGTGATTATATTGCAGATTTGAAAACTATAGATAAAGCTGTCAATATTTCAACATTACAAGGTACTGGTTCTGTTAGAGTTGCCGTAAAAGGATACAGCCCTTCTGCCTTTACTGAATCAGAAATGAAAGAAGCACAAAAATATATCAATGAAGCTATTTCTTGCGGAGTAAAAGGATTTTCATCTGGTTTAGTATATCTCCCTGAAGTATACAATACTACAGAAGAAATGAAAAAATTATTTATTCCATGTAAAGGGAAAAAAATGATTTATATGCCACATATGCGTGATGAAGCTTCAAGACTTGCAGAAGCTGTTAAGGAAAGCATTGATATTGCCAAAGAAAATGAAATGCCTCTCCATATAAGCCATTTAAAGGCATTGGGTCCAGATAACTGGGGAAAAACTCTTGATAAAGCAATTGAGTTAATAGAGGAAGCTCGAGAAAAAAAAGGAATGGATATTACAGTAGATTTTTATCCTTATCATGGAACTGCTACTACTTTAGCTGCAATTCTTCCAGTTTCTTTTTTAGATAAACCTTTTACTGATATATTAAACGAGATTACTTCTCATGAAAGTATAAAAAAAATGCGTTATTGCTATTATAATCCTGGACCAAATGATGAAAATATTAATCCTGATTTTCGTTGGTCTCATTCCATGATCAGCAGTCTTTCAAAAAGTGAAAATAAAAAATATATAGGAAAAACTATCCATCAATGTGCTGTTGAATATGGTTATAAAGATGAAATAGAATTCATTGCTCATTTGCTTAAAAATGAAGATGGAAAAATTGGAATTGTTGGTTTTAATATTTCTCCAGATGATATTATAAAAATTGCACAATTACCTTATTCACTTGTAATTTCTGATGCTCTATATGATGAGAGTGATACACCACATCCTAGAAAAATGGCCACTTTTACACATTTTCTTAAATATTATATCAAAGATTTAAAAATTCTTTCATTACAAGAAGGAATTCATAAACTTACACAAATGCCTGCTGAAAGATTACAGTTTCAAAGACGAGGAGTTTTAAAAGAGGGATATTTTGCAGATATACTTATTTTTGATATTGATAAACTTGGAGATAACTCAACTTTTGACAACTCTAATAATCTTTCTACAGGAATGGAATATGTTCTGGTTAATGGAAAAATTGCCTGGAAAAATGAAAAGTTAATTGGGAAATATGGAGAAGTTCTTCATTAA
- a CDS encoding putative arginine utilization regulatory protein RocR, producing MKKSIGIISKASSIANFYKDILSEVFTDNIDIYTYSIEEKTIKLLHNCDLYLLSATSDDIKKYKWAEDFLPPESKTVKADIVFSKKAIDILKKYPVGTKALIVNQNKHMSMESLSQLTHLGISNIEFFLYYPKMKKVPSVDLAFATGEKELIPSKIPNCIDLGCRKLSINTIYEIALKLDLTFVLKEKEFENYINSLAVKDYSLQKISYNNLTTELKLEAILDSLDSGVIIMDEQNNITMINDVAKNLLQLKFNILGKSIKEVFPWLSTTPLPIFTNENSKLIKIENNEISVSIMPLLLKNKFLGNFALLQKFDLSEKKQNALRIQKIKKKSYAKFTFEDIIGTSSAIQSVKDIAIRMAANNCSIILEGDSGVGKEMFAQAIHNASPRRDSAFVAINCAALPETLLESELFGYTEGSFTGAKKGGKIGLFEFANGGTLFLDEIESMSPMMQVKLLRVLQEKEIVKIGATEPIGIDVRIISSTNENILEKIAQSKFRKDLYYRLNVIPIRIPSLKERKEDIFSLIKYFQNELNTNFELTDTVKSIFLSYPWLGNVRELRNLIEYFSCLDVSKIDYIHLPEPFQNSLIQNHIKVNFKKSSVYNNLHLKFLPQEVAVLRVLENRYSYGKGFGRKGIIKACEDIGCLVTEHEVREILKKFQKEKYVRVNKGRSGTYLTEKGNNIIKKLIL from the coding sequence ATGAAAAAATCAATAGGAATAATTTCTAAAGCCAGTTCTATTGCTAATTTTTACAAGGATATATTATCTGAGGTTTTCACTGATAATATTGATATTTATACTTACAGTATTGAAGAAAAAACTATAAAGCTCCTTCATAATTGTGATTTATATCTTTTGTCAGCTACAAGTGATGATATAAAGAAGTATAAATGGGCAGAAGATTTTCTACCTCCAGAGTCTAAAACTGTCAAGGCCGATATTGTTTTTTCTAAAAAGGCAATTGATATTTTAAAAAAATATCCTGTTGGTACAAAAGCATTGATAGTTAATCAAAATAAGCATATGTCAATGGAAAGTTTATCCCAATTAACTCATTTGGGAATTTCTAATATTGAATTTTTTTTATATTACCCTAAAATGAAAAAGGTTCCTTCAGTTGACCTTGCTTTTGCAACTGGAGAAAAAGAACTTATCCCATCTAAAATACCTAATTGCATTGATTTAGGCTGTAGAAAATTATCTATTAATACTATTTATGAAATAGCTTTAAAATTAGATCTTACTTTTGTATTAAAAGAAAAAGAATTTGAAAATTATATCAATTCTTTAGCTGTAAAAGATTATTCTCTTCAAAAAATATCATACAACAACCTTACTACTGAATTAAAATTAGAAGCTATATTAGATTCTCTTGATTCAGGAGTTATCATTATGGATGAGCAGAATAATATTACCATGATAAATGATGTAGCAAAAAATTTACTCCAATTAAAATTTAATATTCTAGGTAAATCAATAAAAGAAGTTTTTCCATGGCTTTCCACTACCCCACTACCTATTTTTACAAATGAAAATTCGAAACTTATTAAAATAGAAAATAATGAAATCAGTGTATCAATAATGCCTCTGCTTTTAAAGAATAAATTTTTAGGTAATTTTGCTTTATTACAAAAATTTGATTTATCTGAAAAAAAACAAAATGCATTACGTATACAAAAAATCAAAAAAAAATCTTATGCTAAATTTACATTTGAAGACATCATAGGAACAAGTTCTGCAATTCAATCAGTAAAAGATATAGCCATACGAATGGCTGCAAATAACTGTTCTATAATTCTTGAAGGAGACAGTGGAGTAGGTAAGGAAATGTTTGCTCAAGCTATTCACAATGCTTCTCCCAGAAGAGATTCAGCTTTTGTAGCAATAAATTGTGCTGCTCTTCCTGAAACACTTCTTGAAAGTGAACTTTTTGGATATACTGAAGGTTCTTTTACTGGAGCAAAAAAAGGTGGTAAAATTGGTCTTTTTGAATTTGCAAATGGAGGGACACTTTTTTTAGATGAAATTGAATCAATGAGTCCAATGATGCAAGTAAAATTATTAAGAGTTTTACAAGAAAAAGAAATAGTTAAAATAGGAGCAACAGAACCTATTGGTATAGATGTAAGAATAATTTCATCTACAAATGAAAATATTCTTGAAAAAATTGCTCAATCTAAATTCAGAAAAGATTTATATTATCGATTAAATGTAATTCCTATTAGAATTCCTTCATTAAAAGAAAGAAAAGAAGACATTTTTTCTCTTATTAAATATTTTCAAAATGAATTAAATACAAATTTTGAATTAACTGACACAGTAAAATCTATATTTTTAAGTTATCCATGGCTGGGAAATGTTAGGGAATTACGAAATTTAATTGAATATTTTTCATGTCTGGATGTATCTAAAATAGATTATATTCATTTACCAGAACCATTTCAAAATAGTTTAATTCAAAATCATATAAAAGTAAATTTCAAAAAATCATCTGTTTATAATAACTTACATTTAAAATTTCTGCCTCAAGAAGTTGCTGTTTTACGAGTCTTGGAAAATCGTTACTCTTATGGTAAAGGATTTGGAAGAAAAGGAATTATAAAAGCCTGTGAAGATATAGGCTGTCTTGTAACTGAGCATGAAGTTAGAGAAATATTGAAAAAATTTCAAAAAGAAAAGTATGTCAGAGTAAATAAAGGAAGAAGTGGTACTTATTTAACTGAAAAGGGAAACAATATTATAAAAAAATTAATTTTATGA
- a CDS encoding aldehyde oxidoreductase: MGEVYTFIVNGQKIETSEEKNLLDFLRDDLGLISIKNGCKEGACGTCTILIDGKAMKSCIFTTKKISGKEIETIEGFSEREKAVFAYAFTECGAVQCGFCIPGMVIAAKSLFLKTLNPAKEEVKKALVGNICRCTGYVKIEEAILLAAKLFREKLEIPAVECEGLVGTHVHRVDGTVKTLGTAKYAEDYKVDGMYYGSAVRTKYPRAKILSIDYSEALKLEGVLGVLTAKDVPGKNNIGHLEFISDWDALIPVGGITRYIGDAVALVAAKDKKILEEAKKLVKVEYEELEGLFTIEEAMADGAPLIHSKPNNVLVREVLKRGDYEGALLNSKYKVTNIYETPATEHAYLEPESALAMPDGNGGIEIYTSSQSVYDEQREIARLLGLEKNQVRVKSAYVGGGFGGKEDMSVQHHAALLAYVLKKPVQVTLSRQESINISTKRHPMKIEMTTCCDENGILTGMKCKIYADTGAYASLGGPVLQRACTHAAGPYNYQNIDIEGIAVYTNNPVGGAFRGFGVTQSAFAIESNINQLAELTGLSPWEIRYRNAIRPGQVLPNGQIADEGTALVETLEAVKDEYFNNKIVGIACAMKNAGVGVGLSDIGRCRLTVQDGKVRIRTSAACIGQGMGTVCLQILCETTGLTIDKIIVDSPDTEITPNSGTTTASRQTVFTGEATRVASLELKKQLEGKTLEELEGWDYEGQYSGITDKMGSDKPNPVSHVAYGYATQIVILDENGKVQKVTAAHDVGRAINPKALEGQIEGGVVMGLGYGLTEVMPVEKGIPKVKFGTLGLFRAANTPEIEAIIIEKNKAELAYGAKGVGEIVVIPTAPAVQNAYFKYDGEFRTSLPLQKTAYKK; encoded by the coding sequence ATGGGAGAGGTATATACTTTTATAGTAAATGGGCAGAAAATAGAAACTTCTGAAGAAAAAAACTTATTGGATTTTCTGCGTGATGATCTTGGGCTTATATCTATAAAAAATGGATGTAAAGAAGGAGCTTGCGGTACTTGTACTATATTAATAGATGGAAAGGCAATGAAATCCTGTATATTCACAACTAAAAAAATATCTGGAAAAGAAATAGAAACTATAGAAGGGTTTTCTGAAAGGGAAAAAGCAGTTTTTGCATATGCTTTTACAGAATGTGGAGCAGTTCAATGTGGGTTTTGCATTCCTGGAATGGTTATAGCAGCCAAAAGTCTTTTTTTAAAAACACTTAATCCTGCAAAAGAAGAAGTAAAAAAAGCTTTAGTTGGAAATATATGCAGATGTACAGGATATGTGAAAATAGAAGAAGCAATACTATTGGCAGCAAAATTATTTAGAGAAAAACTGGAAATTCCAGCAGTAGAATGTGAAGGATTAGTAGGAACCCATGTACATAGAGTAGATGGAACTGTAAAAACACTTGGAACAGCAAAATATGCTGAAGATTATAAAGTAGATGGAATGTATTATGGAAGTGCAGTAAGGACAAAATATCCTAGAGCAAAAATTTTATCTATTGATTATAGTGAAGCTTTAAAGTTAGAAGGTGTACTTGGTGTACTTACAGCTAAAGATGTTCCAGGAAAAAATAATATAGGACATTTAGAATTTATTTCCGACTGGGATGCCCTCATACCAGTTGGAGGAATAACAAGATATATTGGTGATGCAGTAGCATTAGTTGCTGCTAAAGATAAAAAAATATTAGAAGAAGCAAAAAAGCTTGTAAAAGTTGAATATGAAGAACTTGAGGGATTATTTACAATAGAGGAAGCCATGGCTGACGGAGCTCCTCTTATCCATTCTAAACCTAATAATGTTTTGGTAAGAGAGGTATTGAAAAGAGGGGATTATGAAGGGGCTCTGTTAAATTCTAAATATAAAGTGACAAATATATATGAGACACCAGCCACTGAACATGCTTATCTGGAGCCTGAATCGGCACTGGCAATGCCAGATGGTAATGGAGGTATAGAAATATATACTTCTAGTCAATCAGTGTATGATGAACAAAGAGAAATAGCAAGACTTCTTGGCTTGGAAAAAAATCAAGTAAGAGTAAAATCTGCATATGTAGGAGGTGGTTTTGGAGGAAAAGAAGATATGTCAGTACAGCATCATGCAGCTCTTCTTGCATATGTTCTTAAGAAACCTGTTCAAGTTACTTTAAGCAGACAGGAAAGTATAAATATAAGTACAAAAAGACATCCTATGAAAATAGAAATGACCACATGTTGTGATGAAAATGGTATTCTTACAGGAATGAAATGTAAAATATATGCAGATACAGGAGCCTATGCTTCATTAGGTGGACCAGTATTACAAAGAGCCTGTACTCATGCTGCTGGACCTTATAACTATCAAAATATTGATATAGAAGGAATAGCTGTATATACAAATAATCCTGTAGGAGGAGCATTTAGAGGATTTGGAGTTACACAGTCGGCTTTTGCAATAGAATCTAACATAAATCAACTTGCAGAACTTACAGGTCTTTCTCCTTGGGAAATAAGATATAGAAATGCTATAAGACCAGGACAAGTATTACCCAATGGACAGATAGCAGATGAAGGAACAGCTCTAGTAGAAACTCTTGAAGCAGTGAAAGATGAATATTTCAATAATAAAATAGTAGGAATTGCCTGTGCAATGAAAAATGCAGGAGTAGGAGTAGGGCTTTCAGATATAGGAAGATGCAGACTTACTGTACAAGATGGAAAAGTAAGAATAAGGACTTCAGCAGCTTGTATAGGACAGGGAATGGGGACAGTATGCTTACAAATATTATGTGAAACTACTGGATTGACAATAGATAAAATAATTGTAGATTCTCCAGATACAGAAATTACTCCTAATAGTGGAACTACAACTGCTTCCAGGCAAACAGTATTTACTGGGGAAGCAACGAGAGTAGCTTCTTTAGAATTAAAAAAACAACTTGAAGGAAAAACATTGGAAGAACTTGAAGGATGGGACTATGAAGGTCAATATTCTGGAATTACAGACAAAATGGGATCAGATAAACCTAATCCTGTAAGTCATGTGGCTTATGGATATGCTACTCAAATAGTTATATTAGATGAAAATGGTAAAGTTCAAAAGGTAACAGCAGCTCATGATGTAGGTCGTGCTATCAATCCGAAAGCGTTAGAAGGGCAGATAGAAGGTGGAGTTGTTATGGGACTGGGATATGGACTTACAGAAGTCATGCCAGTTGAGAAAGGAATACCTAAAGTAAAATTTGGAACTCTTGGATTATTTAGAGCTGCAAATACTCCTGAAATAGAAGCTATAATAATAGAAAAAAATAAAGCAGAATTAGCTTATGGAGCAAAGGGAGTAGGAGAAATAGTTGTTATTCCTACAGCTCCAGCTGTTCAAAATGCTTATTTTAAATATGATGGAGAATTTAGAACTTCTCTTCCACTTCAAAAAACAGCATATAAAAAATAA